Proteins from one Pithys albifrons albifrons isolate INPA30051 chromosome 2, PitAlb_v1, whole genome shotgun sequence genomic window:
- the MDH1 gene encoding malate dehydrogenase, cytoplasmic, whose amino-acid sequence MGEPVRVLVTGAAGQIAYSLLYSIAKGDVFGKDQPLILVLLDITPMMTVLEGVVMELQDCALPLLREVIPTDKEEVAFKDLDVAILVGSMPRREGMERKDLLKANVKIFKSQGAALDKYAKKTVKVVVVGNPANTNCLIASKSAPSIPKENFSCLTRLDHNRAKSQIALKLGVTANDVKNVIIWGNHSSTQYPDVNHAKVNVKGKEVGVYEAIKDDSWLKGDFILTVQQRGAAVIKARKLSSAMSAAKAICDHVRDIWFGTPAGEFVSMGVISDGNSYGVPEDLLYSFPVVIKDKTWKFVEGLPINDFSREKMDITAKELAEEKETAVEFLSSA is encoded by the exons ATG GGTGAACCTGTCAGGGTGCTGGtgactggagctgctgggcagatCGCTTACTCCCTGCTCTACAGCATTGCCAAGGGGGATGTCTTCGGCAAAGACCAG cCTCTTATTCTTGTGCTGCTGGACATCACTCCTATGATGACTGTACTGGAAGGTGTGGTGATGGAGCTGCAGGACTGtgctctgccactgctcagAG AGGTCATTCCAACCGACAAGGAGGAAGTTGCATTCAAAGACCTTGATGTGGCAATTCTGGTTGGCTCCatgccaaggagggagggcatGGAGAGGAAGGATTTGCTCAAAGCAAATGTGAAAATTTTCAAGTCTCAGGGTGCAGCCTTGGACAAGTATGCCAAAAAGACTGTCAAG gtTGTGGTGGTTGGGAATCCAGCCAATACTAACTGCCTGATTGCATCAAAGTCAGCCCCATCTATACCAAAGGAAAACTTCAGCTGCTTAACTCGTTTGGATCACAACAGAGCCAAATCTCAG ATTGCTCTGAAACTTGGCGTGACTGCTAATGATGTGAAGAATGTCATCATCTGGGGCAACCACTCCTCCACTCAATATCCCGATGTTAACCACGCCAAGGTGAAcgtgaaaggaaaggaagttgGAGTTTATGAAGCTATAAAAGATGACAGCTGGCTGAAGGGAGACTTTATCCTG ACTGTTCAGCAACGTGGAGCAGCTGTTATTAAGGCCAGGAAGCTGTCCAGTGCCATGTCAGCTGCCAAAGCTATCTGTGATCATGTGAGGGACATCTGGTTTGGCACTCCAGCG GGGGAGTTTGTTTCAATGGGAGTCATTTCTGATGGCAATTCTTACGGTGTTCCTGAAGACTTGCTGTATTCATTCCCTGTTGTGATCAAG GACAAGACCTGGAAGTTTGTTGAGGGTCTTCCTATTAATGATTTTTCTCGTGAGAAGATGGATATTACTGCTAAGGAGTTAGCTGAAGAGAAGGAGACTGCTGTGGAATTCCTCTCCAGTGCATGA